The DNA window TGATAGAATAGCAGTAAGAGCTGTTTATAACGGTACTCATAAAGGGAAACTATTTGATTACGAAGCTACAAATAATAGGGTTAAATACAATGGTGCCTCATTTTTTAAATTTAAAGATGGAAAAATTGTAGATGTTTGGGTTTTAGGAGATTTAGCAAGTCTACTTAAACAAATAGAAAATGGTTCAAATAAGTAATTATATATATTGTAAAGATAATATTTTACAATTAGACATGCCAACAAGACTTTTCCCAAATCCATATTATGATTATCCATATATGATAATTGATGATTTTTTTTCAGAAAATAGTATTAAAGAATTAAATAGATTATTAAGAATAGATGATGATATTGAAGAAGCAAAAGTTAGAAAATTAACAAGAATTAATAGTATAGATAAGAAGTTAGATAAAAGCATTAGAAAAACAAAAATTCATAAAATTCCTACAGAATTTGACGAATTGTATCAAAAGCAATTCCAATTCTATCAAAAACAAATTGAAGAGTTTTTCAAAATGGCACTTACAACTTCAACATCTGTACAAATTCTTGAATATACTAAGGGATGCTTTTATAAAGCTCATAGTGATGATTCTAATATGTTATTGAAAGATGATAAATTAGTAGGTTTTAAACCTGTTGCAGAACAAAGAAAAATTACTACTGTTCTTTTTCTATCTGATGATTATGAAGGTGGTGAATTAGTTTTTAATTACCTTTATAACAAAGATGAAGAAGTTGTTCAAATAAGAGGGAGAAGTGGACAAATGGTAGTTTTCCTTAGTAATCCTGTATTTACTCATGAAGTAAAAGAGGTTAAAAATGGAAA is part of the Arcobacter sp. CECT 8986 genome and encodes:
- a CDS encoding 2OG-Fe(II) oxygenase: MVQISNYIYCKDNILQLDMPTRLFPNPYYDYPYMIIDDFFSENSIKELNRLLRIDDDIEEAKVRKLTRINSIDKKLDKSIRKTKIHKIPTEFDELYQKQFQFYQKQIEEFFKMALTTSTSVQILEYTKGCFYKAHSDDSNMLLKDDKLVGFKPVAEQRKITTVLFLSDDYEGGELVFNYLYNKDEEVVQIRGRSGQMVVFLSNPVFTHEVKEVKNGNRFTLVQWHDAVLN